Proteins from one Setaria italica strain Yugu1 chromosome V, Setaria_italica_v2.0, whole genome shotgun sequence genomic window:
- the LOC101757711 gene encoding metal tolerance protein 7 isoform X1: protein MGENKEGQGAPAEAGEIAAGPAASWRLNVSDFHMPERPKEPPFVTRVFLRSHGKQRKIAKYYKKQENLLKDFNEMETMNEVGGLDQNAPTEEELRQLAKSERFAINLSNIINLILFVTKVVASAESVSMAVIASTLDSLLDLLSGFILWFTAHAMKKPNKYSYPIGKRRMQPVGIIVFASIMGTLGFQVLIESGRQLITQEHANFKLKQELWMVGSMSSVAVVKFFLMLYCRTFKNEIVRAYAQDHFFDVITNSVGLVAALLAVRYKWWMDPVGAILIALYTITTWARTVLENVGTLIGKSAPAEYLTKLTYLIWNHHEEIQHIDTVRAYTFGTHYFVEVDIVLPGDMPLSQAHDIGESLQEKLEQLPEVERAFVHVDFEFTHRPEHKAEV, encoded by the exons ATGGGCGAGAACAAGGAGGGGCagggggcgccggcggaggccggggaaatagcggcggggccggcggcgtcgtggcGGCTCAACGTCAGCGACTTCCACATGCCGGAGCGGCCCAAGGAGCCGCCCTTCGTCACCAGGGTCTTCCTCCGCAGCCACG GGAAGCAGAGGAAGATCGCAAAGTACTACAAGAAACAGGAGAATCTACTGAAGGATTTCAACGAGATGGAGACCATGAATGAAGTTGGGGGCTTGGACCAGAATGCTCCTACCGAG GAAGAATTAAGGCAATTGGCAAAGAGCGAAAGATTTGCTATTAACCTGTCGAATATAATCAATCTGATCCTCTTTGTTACAAAAGTCGTTGCTTCGGCTGAAAGTGTATCCATGGCAGTAATAGCGTCGACACTGGACTCTCTGCTGGACCTTCTGTCAGGTTTCATACTCTGGTTTACGGCACATGCTATGAAAAAGCCGAACAAGTACAGCTATCCGATTGGGAAGAGGCGCATGCAGCCAGTG GGCATAATAGTCTTTGCATCAATAATGGGCACACTAGGCTTCCAAGTGCTGATCGAATCAGGGCGCCAGCTCATCACACAG GAGCACGCGAATTTCAAGCTCAAGCAAGAGCTCTGGATGGTGGGCAGCATGTCCTCTGTCGCGGTCGTCAAGTTCTTCCTCATGCTCTACTGCCGGACGTTCAAGAACGAGATCGTGAGGGCCTACGCCCAGGACCACTTCTTCGACGTGATCACCAACTCGGTCGGCCTGGTCGCGGCGCTGCTCGCCGTCCGGTACAAATGGTGGATGGACCCTGTTGGTGCCATACTG ATCGCGCTGTACACGATCACGACATGGGCGCGGACGGTGCTGGAGAACGTGGGGACGCTGATCGGCAAGTCGGCGCCGGCGGAGTACCTGACGAAGCTGACGTACCTGATCTGGAACCACCACGAGGAGATCCAGCACATCGACACGGTGAGGGCCTACACCTTCGGCACGCACTACTTCGTGGAGGTGGACATCGTGCTCCCGGGGGACATGCCGCTCAGCCAGGCGCACGACATCGGCGAGTCGCTGCAGGAGAAGCTCGAGCAGCTGCCAGAGGTCGAGCGCGCCTTCGTCCACGTCGACTTCGAGTTCACGCACCGCCCCGAGCACAAGGCTGAGGTCTGA
- the LOC101757711 gene encoding metal tolerance protein 7 isoform X3, with the protein MFKCVRVLARFLRQHILMTPLGKKKKDISIAIDSEDDLSNVNAKNIMNPTFEQLPKEVRQMLEERKKKRDAEDLQAAIASFEVDRRGTVKKIKEIDFASTSNNTFDTPPLEVKTNGIIVFASIMGTLGFQVLIESGRQLITQEHANFKLKQELWMVGSMSSVAVVKFFLMLYCRTFKNEIVRAYAQDHFFDVITNSVGLVAALLAVRYKWWMDPVGAILIALYTITTWARTVLENVGTLIGKSAPAEYLTKLTYLIWNHHEEIQHIDTVRAYTFGTHYFVEVDIVLPGDMPLSQAHDIGESLQEKLEQLPEVERAFVHVDFEFTHRPEHKAEV; encoded by the exons ATGTTCAAGTGTGTTCGTGTGTTGGCCCGATTTTTGCGCCAACACATTTTGATGACTCCgctagggaagaagaagaaagacatATCGATTGCAATTGATAGTGAAGATGATCTTTCCAATGTCAACGCCAAGAACATCATGAACCCGACATTCGAGCAACTTCCTAAAGAGGTCCGCCAGATGCTGGAGGAGCGCAAGAAGAAGCGCGATGCAGAGGACTTGCAAGCGGCGATTGCGAGTTTTGAAGTTGATCGAAGAGGCACGGTCAAGAAGATTAAGGAGATCGACTTCGCTTCTACCTCAAACAACACTTTTGATACTCCACCACTCGAGGTGAAAACCAAT GGCATAATAGTCTTTGCATCAATAATGGGCACACTAGGCTTCCAAGTGCTGATCGAATCAGGGCGCCAGCTCATCACACAG GAGCACGCGAATTTCAAGCTCAAGCAAGAGCTCTGGATGGTGGGCAGCATGTCCTCTGTCGCGGTCGTCAAGTTCTTCCTCATGCTCTACTGCCGGACGTTCAAGAACGAGATCGTGAGGGCCTACGCCCAGGACCACTTCTTCGACGTGATCACCAACTCGGTCGGCCTGGTCGCGGCGCTGCTCGCCGTCCGGTACAAATGGTGGATGGACCCTGTTGGTGCCATACTG ATCGCGCTGTACACGATCACGACATGGGCGCGGACGGTGCTGGAGAACGTGGGGACGCTGATCGGCAAGTCGGCGCCGGCGGAGTACCTGACGAAGCTGACGTACCTGATCTGGAACCACCACGAGGAGATCCAGCACATCGACACGGTGAGGGCCTACACCTTCGGCACGCACTACTTCGTGGAGGTGGACATCGTGCTCCCGGGGGACATGCCGCTCAGCCAGGCGCACGACATCGGCGAGTCGCTGCAGGAGAAGCTCGAGCAGCTGCCAGAGGTCGAGCGCGCCTTCGTCCACGTCGACTTCGAGTTCACGCACCGCCCCGAGCACAAGGCTGAGGTCTGA
- the LOC101757711 gene encoding metal tolerance protein 7 isoform X4, translating into MFKCVRVLARFLRQHILMTPLGKKKKDISIAIDSEDDLSNVNAKNIMNPTFEQLPKEVRQMLEERKKKRDAEDLQAAIASFEVDRRGTVKKIKEIDFASTSNNTFDTPPLEGIIVFASIMGTLGFQVLIESGRQLITQEHANFKLKQELWMVGSMSSVAVVKFFLMLYCRTFKNEIVRAYAQDHFFDVITNSVGLVAALLAVRYKWWMDPVGAILIALYTITTWARTVLENVGTLIGKSAPAEYLTKLTYLIWNHHEEIQHIDTVRAYTFGTHYFVEVDIVLPGDMPLSQAHDIGESLQEKLEQLPEVERAFVHVDFEFTHRPEHKAEV; encoded by the exons ATGTTCAAGTGTGTTCGTGTGTTGGCCCGATTTTTGCGCCAACACATTTTGATGACTCCgctagggaagaagaagaaagacatATCGATTGCAATTGATAGTGAAGATGATCTTTCCAATGTCAACGCCAAGAACATCATGAACCCGACATTCGAGCAACTTCCTAAAGAGGTCCGCCAGATGCTGGAGGAGCGCAAGAAGAAGCGCGATGCAGAGGACTTGCAAGCGGCGATTGCGAGTTTTGAAGTTGATCGAAGAGGCACGGTCAAGAAGATTAAGGAGATCGACTTCGCTTCTACCTCAAACAACACTTTTGATACTCCACCACTCGAG GGCATAATAGTCTTTGCATCAATAATGGGCACACTAGGCTTCCAAGTGCTGATCGAATCAGGGCGCCAGCTCATCACACAG GAGCACGCGAATTTCAAGCTCAAGCAAGAGCTCTGGATGGTGGGCAGCATGTCCTCTGTCGCGGTCGTCAAGTTCTTCCTCATGCTCTACTGCCGGACGTTCAAGAACGAGATCGTGAGGGCCTACGCCCAGGACCACTTCTTCGACGTGATCACCAACTCGGTCGGCCTGGTCGCGGCGCTGCTCGCCGTCCGGTACAAATGGTGGATGGACCCTGTTGGTGCCATACTG ATCGCGCTGTACACGATCACGACATGGGCGCGGACGGTGCTGGAGAACGTGGGGACGCTGATCGGCAAGTCGGCGCCGGCGGAGTACCTGACGAAGCTGACGTACCTGATCTGGAACCACCACGAGGAGATCCAGCACATCGACACGGTGAGGGCCTACACCTTCGGCACGCACTACTTCGTGGAGGTGGACATCGTGCTCCCGGGGGACATGCCGCTCAGCCAGGCGCACGACATCGGCGAGTCGCTGCAGGAGAAGCTCGAGCAGCTGCCAGAGGTCGAGCGCGCCTTCGTCCACGTCGACTTCGAGTTCACGCACCGCCCCGAGCACAAGGCTGAGGTCTGA
- the LOC101757711 gene encoding metal tolerance protein 7 isoform X2: MGSPSQGRGCDGSGEEAGSWRLRMGSEFHVPDRFHRQPPLYARIFGGSHGKQRKIAKYYKKQENLLKDFNEMETMNEVGGLDQNAPTEEELRQLAKSERFAINLSNIINLILFVTKVVASAESVSMAVIASTLDSLLDLLSGFILWFTAHAMKKPNKYSYPIGKRRMQPVGIIVFASIMGTLGFQVLIESGRQLITQEHANFKLKQELWMVGSMSSVAVVKFFLMLYCRTFKNEIVRAYAQDHFFDVITNSVGLVAALLAVRYKWWMDPVGAILIALYTITTWARTVLENVGTLIGKSAPAEYLTKLTYLIWNHHEEIQHIDTVRAYTFGTHYFVEVDIVLPGDMPLSQAHDIGESLQEKLEQLPEVERAFVHVDFEFTHRPEHKAEV, from the exons ATGGGGAGCCCGAGCCAAGGACGCGGCTGCGACGGGAGCGGGGAGGAGGCCGGGTCGTGGCGGCTGCGCATGGGCAGCGAGTTCCACGTCCCGGACAGGTTCCATCGCCAGCCGCCCTTATACGCCAGGATCTTCGGTGGCTCGCACG GGAAGCAGAGGAAGATCGCAAAGTACTACAAGAAACAGGAGAATCTACTGAAGGATTTCAACGAGATGGAGACCATGAATGAAGTTGGGGGCTTGGACCAGAATGCTCCTACCGAG GAAGAATTAAGGCAATTGGCAAAGAGCGAAAGATTTGCTATTAACCTGTCGAATATAATCAATCTGATCCTCTTTGTTACAAAAGTCGTTGCTTCGGCTGAAAGTGTATCCATGGCAGTAATAGCGTCGACACTGGACTCTCTGCTGGACCTTCTGTCAGGTTTCATACTCTGGTTTACGGCACATGCTATGAAAAAGCCGAACAAGTACAGCTATCCGATTGGGAAGAGGCGCATGCAGCCAGTG GGCATAATAGTCTTTGCATCAATAATGGGCACACTAGGCTTCCAAGTGCTGATCGAATCAGGGCGCCAGCTCATCACACAG GAGCACGCGAATTTCAAGCTCAAGCAAGAGCTCTGGATGGTGGGCAGCATGTCCTCTGTCGCGGTCGTCAAGTTCTTCCTCATGCTCTACTGCCGGACGTTCAAGAACGAGATCGTGAGGGCCTACGCCCAGGACCACTTCTTCGACGTGATCACCAACTCGGTCGGCCTGGTCGCGGCGCTGCTCGCCGTCCGGTACAAATGGTGGATGGACCCTGTTGGTGCCATACTG ATCGCGCTGTACACGATCACGACATGGGCGCGGACGGTGCTGGAGAACGTGGGGACGCTGATCGGCAAGTCGGCGCCGGCGGAGTACCTGACGAAGCTGACGTACCTGATCTGGAACCACCACGAGGAGATCCAGCACATCGACACGGTGAGGGCCTACACCTTCGGCACGCACTACTTCGTGGAGGTGGACATCGTGCTCCCGGGGGACATGCCGCTCAGCCAGGCGCACGACATCGGCGAGTCGCTGCAGGAGAAGCTCGAGCAGCTGCCAGAGGTCGAGCGCGCCTTCGTCCACGTCGACTTCGAGTTCACGCACCGCCCCGAGCACAAGGCTGAGGTCTGA
- the LOC101758392 gene encoding uncharacterized protein LOC101758392: protein MSTDVDFSAPYLEFGVIDASQMFKEMPLEATWDEEMQSDIHLHEGLLKQLAQGGNCFVGVERKLTDEPDTNYLHTQVVLPEHVEFVDSKGAAYEMFNEISSENVIWDEEVMPDQDTDNLLQLIVSGREHLDSEKAKSIIEFDDVGSIIWDEDMPHNLDMHINLLEQFADVKQGHGDNDFLTEVGDLPLFLQHDVVIANDIFDVLAVQELNLGIENLVNCEEMKGASVCSFEKCGIDTAHSLLGNLSSLGGFSQCSNVNRHVLEKMTAWRYGSFSPGQSELSVVDGEKLHNEIALKTNGNLHLKDHGAGFGMVLSSAGCMAEKGSARYVISEMPPWRQNTFNKGNYHMKTDYSVFDKIS, encoded by the coding sequence ATGAGCACTGATGTTGATTTTTCAGCACCATACTTAGAGTTTGGAGTCATTGATGCAAGCCAAATGTTTAAGGAAATGCCTCTTGAGGCTACATGGGATGAGGAGATGCAATCTGACATTCACTTGCATGAAGGTTTACTGAAGCAGCTTGCTCAAGGTGGAAATTGCTTTGTTGGTGTGGAGAGGAAACTAACTGATGAACCTGACACTAATTACTTGCACACTCAGGTGGTACTGCCTGAGCATGTTGAGTTTGTGGATTCAAAGGGAGCTGCATATGAGATGTTCAATGAAATATCATCTGAGAATGTGATATGGGATGAGGAGGTGATGCCAGACCAGGATACAGACAACTTGTTGCAGCTAATTGTTTCAGGTAGAGAGCACTTGGACAGTGAGAAGGCAAAGTCAATAATTGAGTTCGATGATGTTGGGAGCATCATTTGGGATGAGGATATGCCACACAACCTTGACATGCACATCAATCTTTTAGAGCAGTTTGCTGATGTTAAGCAGGGACATGGAGACAATGATTTCCTCACTGAAGTTGGTGATTTACCATTGTTTCTACAGCATGACGTGGTCATAGCAAATGACATATTTGATGTGCTTGCTGTCCAGGAGCTGAACCTTGGCATTGAGAACTTGGTCAATTGTGAAGAAATGAAAGGAGCAAGTGTCTGCAGCTTTGAGAAGTGTGGAATTGATACTGCTCACTCACTGCTTGGCAACTTATCATCGTTGGGAGGTTTCAGTCAGTGCAGTAATGTCAACAGACATGTGCTTGAGAAAATGACAGCATGGAGGTATGGTAGTTTTAGTCCAGGACAAAGTGAGCTCAGCGTGGTGGATGGTGAAAAATTACACAATGAAATAGCCCTCAAAACCAATGGCAATTTGCATCTGAAAGATCATGGAGCTGGTTTTGGTATGGTGTTGTCCTCTGCAGGGTGCATGGCAGAAAAAGGGAGTGCTCGTTATGTGATTTCTGAAATGCCACCATGGCGTCAAAATACTTTCAACAAAGGAAACTATCACATGAAAACTGATTATTCAGTTTTTGACAAAATATCTTAA